A window of Phaseolus vulgaris cultivar G19833 chromosome 4, P. vulgaris v2.0, whole genome shotgun sequence genomic DNA:
ATTACATTTTAAATCTTGATACATTGTATCAAAtagaaaatatcattttttccttaaaaaacaaagatttaagattatttaaattaattagtcctaatttgaatttatttttcatttttttaatttagtgtAATCTTTGTTGATTTTAATATTCCTCTGCTTATTTTACCATGTGTATTCCCGataaatttttactttaatataatttaaatatgtacaataaatatatattttaatattcaatttatattttaaatttggtgtTCTTCTACCAGTTTATCAAATATTACAAAGGTACTTGATGGTTCTAGGAGTTTCCTGGTGACTACAATTTCTCAAGTTTGGAATGGTAGTGATTAGATTATTCCCTTGACTCTACAAGAGAGGTTTgtatatatgttctatgtgtaatCTTTGTGAAAAACATGAATAATCATTTagcacttatttttttaatgtccttatgttttgcatatttggagctagattcgacaaatttttcttaattctcATTTATCTAATGTTGATTatctaatttcttttattaaaagcGATGATAGTTCTTTGGTTAATTTGATTAAACttgttgtgattttttttttttttttttttaggatatGGCGTATGAGAAATTTTGCTAGATTTCAGGTTAAGATTGATCTTTCCAAGGCCATTTCCACCATTAAAGATTTCTCTTGCTTAGTGGGTAATTCATCTAAAAGATccatgaagaatgatatgttcgaCTTTTATGTGCTTAAGTTATTTGAtattaatactcgtagtggCAAAGTTCTTCagcctcttcctgttagatgggagttcccttcacctagttgggttaaaattaatattgatggTGCTGCTAGGGGTTCTCCTAGTCTTGTTGCTTGTGgtggtatttttcgtgggagtatggagGAGTTTATTGGTGGTTTCTCTACTTTTCTTGATATTCAAAATGCTTTGGTTGcagagttttatggagttatacatgtcATTGAAGAAGTTAAAAAGATGGGTTTTTCTAGTTTATAGCTTGAATGTGATCCTGTCTTAGTTTGTGCTACTTTTATTGCTATGACTAA
This region includes:
- the LOC137838246 gene encoding uncharacterized protein, whose protein sequence is MRNFARFQVKIDLSKAISTIKDFSCLVGNSSKRSMKNDMFDFYVLKLFDINTRSGKVLQPLPVRWEFPSPSWVKINIDGAARGSPSLVACGGIFRGSMEEFIGGFSTFLDIQNALVAEFYGVIHVIEEVKKMGFSSL